The following coding sequences are from one Hyphomicrobiales bacterium window:
- a CDS encoding AMP-binding protein produces MSEAEAPHSAAKARACPNWGALTLTRVLEKWADSRPDTVFLHAAGRPAMTFAEVNAEVIRLAAVLREQGLGPGDGLLLRAGRRPEGLVMLLAAIHVGLQVCLAPEGMSARQVTEGAVSYAPKIAVDAGTLPKNKPESLRILEMAANLFTIRLVCCFGDAPDGLLDLAAVEPHTVDDTEVPPVDPTHDAFLHILRHGADGKLQRLSRSQSQLLTQALACAMLSDLTPSSVVGTAYDPIGAHGLLTAALPALLVGCRLQLFDAVDPSLDARLQLWQEESDRHHLVLPAAFAQSLGLNNSGHTSRRVWVTSGPAQQGLTKGGHLLVDCDGTALLPAQIDDAGQTIIRPGAITISAKNSGPMAFGTLRLEGGPQENSTAGSLMSGEICLDSPLAAARNGKTHDLQPTGQMARLAEDKERRPTYVLTDKDAMAVQVGAHRVMLPAVNRALGLTGRWQDAAVFSVPDRMLHNRIEVAVEPRVGDDDAQKLPTLAMVRNLLSESGIGDAGLPVKMHLVTHIPRLGRGVVDIEALADHAWEAPDVSGDDAAGFEAVA; encoded by the coding sequence GTGAGCGAGGCAGAGGCTCCTCATAGCGCTGCCAAGGCGCGTGCCTGCCCCAATTGGGGGGCCCTCACGTTGACGCGTGTTTTGGAAAAATGGGCGGATTCGCGCCCCGATACGGTTTTCCTCCATGCGGCTGGCCGCCCGGCCATGACATTTGCCGAGGTCAACGCAGAGGTGATCCGCCTTGCTGCCGTGCTGCGTGAACAGGGATTGGGCCCAGGCGATGGGCTGCTCCTGCGAGCAGGTCGACGACCGGAAGGCTTGGTGATGCTTCTGGCAGCAATCCATGTCGGCTTACAAGTCTGCCTGGCACCGGAAGGCATGAGCGCGCGTCAGGTGACGGAGGGGGCCGTTTCCTACGCGCCGAAAATCGCCGTTGATGCAGGAACGCTACCCAAGAACAAGCCGGAATCGCTGCGCATATTGGAGATGGCGGCCAACCTCTTCACCATTCGACTGGTTTGCTGTTTCGGGGATGCGCCAGACGGGCTGCTCGACCTGGCAGCTGTTGAGCCGCATACGGTTGACGACACGGAGGTACCGCCGGTTGATCCGACGCACGATGCGTTTCTCCATATTCTGCGTCATGGCGCAGACGGCAAACTGCAGCGCTTGTCCCGCTCGCAAAGCCAGCTGCTTACCCAGGCCCTCGCCTGCGCGATGTTGAGCGATCTCACGCCGAGCAGCGTTGTCGGGACGGCCTATGACCCCATTGGCGCCCACGGCCTGCTGACCGCAGCGCTTCCGGCGCTATTGGTTGGATGCCGTCTGCAATTGTTTGATGCGGTCGACCCGAGCCTCGATGCCCGTCTGCAGCTCTGGCAGGAGGAAAGCGACCGCCATCATCTGGTCCTTCCGGCGGCTTTTGCACAAAGCCTTGGCCTTAACAACAGTGGGCACACGTCAAGACGCGTCTGGGTGACCAGCGGCCCTGCCCAGCAAGGCCTGACCAAGGGCGGTCATCTGCTTGTCGATTGCGACGGGACGGCCTTGTTGCCCGCCCAAATTGATGATGCCGGCCAAACGATCATCCGTCCTGGCGCGATCACGATATCCGCGAAAAACAGCGGCCCGATGGCGTTCGGAACATTGCGCCTGGAGGGCGGACCGCAGGAGAACAGCACCGCAGGAAGCTTGATGAGCGGCGAGATTTGCCTCGACAGCCCGCTGGCGGCGGCGCGCAACGGCAAGACGCACGACCTACAGCCGACCGGGCAAATGGCGCGCCTTGCCGAAGATAAGGAGCGGCGACCAACCTATGTGTTGACCGACAAGGACGCGATGGCCGTGCAAGTCGGAGCCCACCGCGTGATGTTACCGGCGGTGAACCGCGCTCTTGGGCTGACAGGGCGTTGGCAGGATGCCGCGGTATTTTCGGTGCCTGACCGGATGCTGCACAACCGGATTGAAGTTGCCGTCGAACCGCGCGTTGGCGACGACGATGCGCAAAAACTGCCGACGCTCGCCATGGTGCGCAATCTGCTCAGCGAGAGCGGCATTGGCGATGCCGGCCTTCCGGTCAAAATGCATCTGGTGACACATATTCCACGCCTCGGACGCGGTGTCGTCGATATTGAAGCACTGGCCGACCATGCTTGGGAGGCGCCAGACGTCTCTGGCGATGATGCGGCGGGTTTCGAGGCGGTCGCCTGA
- the mfd gene encoding transcription-repair coupling factor, whose protein sequence is MSSSLYSLPDLHLDEAGTTALSSVPDGLVPLVLAKAAESTGGAILFIARDGPRARTIEEALAFFAPDIDVLNLPPWDCLPYDRVSPSAHVVAKRLSVLAKLGAYCESRAAKPLIVLTTINAAVQKLPTADVLASQALALAPGQSRPMETVLRYLESNGYDRTATVREAGEYAVRGGIVDLFPPGALSPIRLDFFGDTLESIRTFSVETQRSEETRRALELLPMSEVRLTEETIKGFRRAYAMQFGAPSRDDVLYTTISSGRRVQGMEHWLGLFEADLVPLTEHVPGAPVILDHLSGPALSERLETIEDYYQARLEVLERQGEKAGYKPAPPDALYLDEAGFNAALAGRARLDVSPFAEDDVAGRRKIEGQAKQGRSFAAERASADRNVFDAVREHAAAMVKAGKRVAIACWSEGSRDRMAQVLADHDLSNARPIASLSELADGPKALIGLAVLPIEEGFETDSLAVITETDILGERMVRGTTRRTNKDALTEAGTLQPGDLVVHVDHGIGKFAAMKTLDVAGAPVECLELHYAGGDKLFLPVTNIELLTRYGADGSEANLDKLGGGAWQARKAKLKQRIRDMADKLIQIAAQRAMRTAPLIDPPEGLYDEFAARFPYDETEDQLNSINAVMEDLSSGQPMDRLVCGDVGFGKTEVALRAAFMVALSGRQVAIVVPTTLLARQHFATFKDRFRGFPVNVRQASRFVGTKELAETKAGLKDGTVDIVVGTHALLGKSVSFKDLGLLVIDEEQHFGVAHKERLKEMRADVHVLTLSATPIPRTLQLALTGVRELSLIATPPVDRLAVRTFVSPYDPLIIRETLLREHFRGGQSFYVVPRIKDLEEVRRFLEESVPEVKVGIGHGQMSASMLEEVMEGFYDGKFDVLLSTTIVESGLDIPSANTLIVHRADMFGLGQLYQLRGRVGRSKTRAYALFTVPASQKITAVAERRLKVLQSLETLGAGFQLASHDLDIRGAGNLLGEEQSGHIREVGYELYQQMLEEAVASLKDGDSTLEDDGQWSPQITLGTPVMIPEDYVPDLQLRLQLYRRLSALENVDEIDGLGAEMIDRFGPLPSSVEGLLKLVYIKVLCRRAHVEKLDTGPKGAVVAFRQNTFPNPAGLMKFISEQGGQARVKPDHKIVLTRNWAKVDDRVKGAAVLMAKLAKIAEAEEIAA, encoded by the coding sequence ATGAGCAGCTCCCTTTATTCCCTTCCTGACCTGCATCTGGATGAGGCAGGCACAACCGCCTTGTCCTCTGTCCCAGACGGGTTGGTACCGCTGGTGCTCGCCAAAGCTGCCGAATCAACGGGTGGTGCGATTTTGTTTATCGCACGCGATGGCCCGCGCGCCCGCACGATCGAAGAGGCGTTGGCGTTCTTCGCGCCTGACATCGACGTCCTCAACCTGCCGCCATGGGACTGTCTGCCCTATGACCGGGTGTCGCCGTCTGCGCATGTTGTCGCCAAGCGCCTTTCGGTGCTGGCCAAGCTCGGCGCTTATTGCGAAAGCCGTGCCGCCAAACCACTGATTGTCCTGACTACGATCAACGCCGCCGTCCAAAAACTGCCGACCGCTGACGTGCTTGCAAGTCAGGCCTTGGCGCTGGCGCCCGGCCAGTCACGACCGATGGAAACGGTGCTGCGCTATCTAGAAAGCAACGGCTATGATCGCACAGCAACCGTGCGCGAAGCCGGTGAATACGCCGTGCGTGGCGGCATCGTTGATCTGTTCCCGCCCGGCGCGCTGTCACCCATTCGGCTCGATTTTTTCGGCGACACGCTGGAATCGATCCGCACCTTCAGCGTCGAAACCCAGCGCTCTGAAGAAACACGGCGCGCGCTTGAACTTTTGCCGATGAGCGAGGTTCGTCTCACCGAAGAGACGATCAAGGGCTTCCGCCGCGCCTACGCCATGCAATTCGGCGCACCCTCCCGCGATGATGTGCTTTACACGACCATCTCGTCCGGTCGCAGGGTTCAGGGCATGGAGCACTGGCTGGGCCTGTTTGAGGCGGATTTGGTGCCGCTGACCGAACATGTCCCCGGCGCACCTGTCATTCTCGATCATCTCTCAGGCCCAGCACTAAGCGAACGCTTGGAAACGATAGAAGACTATTACCAGGCGCGCTTGGAGGTCCTGGAGCGCCAGGGTGAAAAGGCTGGATACAAACCCGCACCGCCCGATGCCCTCTATCTAGACGAGGCTGGATTCAACGCCGCCCTCGCCGGAAGGGCACGCCTCGATGTCTCGCCATTTGCCGAAGACGACGTGGCGGGCCGCCGCAAGATTGAAGGCCAAGCCAAACAGGGCCGCAGCTTCGCCGCCGAGAGAGCAAGCGCCGATCGCAATGTGTTCGATGCGGTGCGCGAACACGCGGCAGCCATGGTCAAGGCTGGCAAGCGGGTGGCCATTGCCTGTTGGTCGGAGGGATCGCGCGACCGGATGGCCCAGGTTCTCGCTGATCACGACCTATCCAACGCGCGGCCCATCGCGTCGCTGTCTGAGCTTGCTGACGGGCCAAAAGCGCTTATCGGGCTGGCGGTTTTGCCGATCGAGGAAGGGTTTGAGACCGACAGCCTGGCGGTCATCACCGAGACCGACATTCTTGGTGAGCGCATGGTGCGCGGCACAACGCGGCGCACCAACAAAGACGCGTTGACGGAAGCGGGTACGCTGCAACCGGGTGATCTGGTTGTTCATGTCGACCATGGGATCGGCAAGTTCGCCGCCATGAAAACGCTCGATGTCGCCGGCGCGCCGGTGGAGTGCCTGGAACTGCATTATGCAGGCGGTGACAAGCTGTTTCTGCCGGTCACCAATATTGAGCTACTGACGCGTTATGGCGCTGACGGGTCAGAGGCTAATCTCGACAAGCTCGGTGGCGGCGCCTGGCAAGCCCGAAAGGCCAAGCTGAAACAGCGCATCCGCGACATGGCGGACAAGCTGATCCAGATCGCCGCCCAGCGCGCCATGCGCACAGCGCCGCTGATCGACCCGCCTGAAGGACTCTATGACGAGTTTGCTGCCCGGTTCCCTTATGATGAGACCGAGGATCAGCTGAACTCGATCAATGCCGTCATGGAAGATTTGTCCTCCGGCCAACCGATGGATCGCCTTGTCTGCGGCGACGTTGGTTTTGGCAAAACCGAAGTTGCTCTGCGTGCAGCTTTCATGGTCGCGCTCTCCGGCCGTCAGGTGGCAATTGTTGTGCCGACGACGCTTCTTGCGCGCCAACATTTTGCAACGTTCAAGGATCGTTTCCGAGGCTTCCCGGTCAATGTTCGCCAGGCGTCTCGCTTTGTCGGAACGAAGGAATTGGCCGAGACCAAGGCTGGCCTGAAAGACGGGACGGTCGATATCGTCGTTGGCACTCATGCGCTGCTCGGAAAATCGGTGTCATTCAAGGACCTTGGGCTGCTGGTCATCGACGAAGAGCAGCACTTCGGCGTTGCACACAAAGAGCGCTTGAAAGAAATGCGCGCCGATGTTCACGTGCTGACCCTTTCGGCGACGCCGATCCCACGTACCTTGCAACTGGCGCTCACCGGAGTGCGGGAACTCTCGCTGATAGCCACGCCACCTGTTGATCGGTTGGCGGTGCGAACCTTTGTTTCGCCCTATGATCCGCTGATCATCCGCGAAACTTTGCTGCGCGAGCATTTCCGCGGTGGACAGAGTTTCTATGTGGTGCCGCGCATCAAGGATTTGGAAGAAGTGCGCCGCTTCCTCGAAGAATCCGTGCCGGAGGTGAAAGTCGGTATCGGGCACGGCCAGATGTCCGCCTCCATGCTCGAAGAGGTGATGGAAGGGTTTTATGACGGCAAGTTTGACGTGTTGTTGTCGACCACCATCGTCGAGTCAGGCCTTGATATTCCGTCGGCCAATACATTGATTGTTCACCGAGCCGACATGTTCGGCCTTGGCCAGCTCTACCAGCTACGCGGCCGCGTCGGACGGTCGAAAACCCGCGCCTATGCGCTGTTCACCGTGCCCGCCAGCCAGAAAATCACCGCTGTCGCCGAGCGGCGGCTCAAGGTGTTGCAAAGCTTGGAAACGCTGGGTGCGGGATTCCAGTTGGCGAGCCACGATTTGGACATTCGTGGGGCCGGCAACCTGCTGGGCGAGGAACAATCCGGCCATATCCGCGAGGTCGGCTACGAGCTCTACCAGCAGATGTTGGAAGAAGCGGTCGCCAGCCTCAAGGACGGCGATAGCACGCTGGAAGATGACGGCCAGTGGTCGCCTCAGATCACGCTCGGCACACCAGTGATGATCCCTGAAGACTATGTGCCCGACCTGCAGTTGCGCTTGCAGCTCTACCGCCGATTGTCAGCGCTTGAGAACGTTGATGAGATCGATGGATTGGGCGCGGAAATGATCGACCGTTTCGGACCACTGCCGTCGTCCGTCGAAGGTCTGTTGAAGCTGGTTTACATCAAGGTGCTTTGCCGTCGCGCGCACGTTGAAAAGCTCGACACCGGCCCGAAAGGCGCGGTTGTTGCTTTCCGCCAGAACACCTTCCCCAACCCCGCCGGTCTGATGAAATTCATTTCCGAACAGGGCGGTCAGGCTAGAGTGAAACCTGACCATAAGATCGTACTGACACGCAACTGGGCCAAGGTTGATGATCGCGTGAAGGGGGCGGCTGTACTGATGGCCAAGCTCGCCAAGATCGCCGAAGCCGAAGAGATCGCTGCCTAA
- a CDS encoding succinate dehydrogenase assembly factor 2, translating to MNDTIGRAVTGMGRTSDGLDARRKRMMFRAWHRGTKELDILLGSFADKHLGTMNDAELDAFEKLLEVPEPDLYNWITGREALPDNYQGPLIERIIAFHREGGAVFIG from the coding sequence ATGAACGACACGATTGGCCGCGCCGTCACCGGCATGGGTCGCACTTCCGATGGTTTGGACGCGCGCCGCAAACGCATGATGTTTCGTGCCTGGCACCGCGGCACCAAGGAGTTGGACATCCTTCTGGGTTCCTTTGCCGACAAACACCTCGGCACGATGAACGATGCGGAACTCGACGCCTTCGAAAAACTGCTCGAAGTGCCTGAGCCTGACCTTTACAACTGGATCACTGGGCGCGAGGCGCTGCCAGACAATTATCAGGGGCCGTTGATCGAGCGCATCATCGCCTTCCACAGGGAGGGCGGCGCCGTCTTCATCGGCTAG
- the recG gene encoding ATP-dependent DNA helicase RecG, protein MRDERLEPLFRPVSVLSGVGPKVEAALSKLVLPGGANPPATLIDLLLHLPIAVVDRSQRVALDDVQPGTIATMDVRVADVRGLDGARHGRPVRITAEDETGDIEIVYFNARADWLAPTYSVGNAITISGKVELWNGHRQMVHPDYAVPRDKAHTIPVFERIYPMTAGVSPKLLRKAIAAALPSVPTLPEWIDTAYPALNALPVFADALQAIHVGDDQTGLGGAARRRLAYDEILSGQLALALIRHFSITGRGVARAVKGERAEQVIAALPFALTGAQVRAQQEIREDLFSPNRMVRLLQGDVGAGKTLVALLAMADAAESGAQSAVMAPTEVLARQHFETLTGFGKAAGLEIAILTGREKGQARTKILEGLASGAIDVVVGTHALIQDPVVFHDLGLAVIDEQHRFGVAQRLKLADKGKAVDLLAMTATPIPRTHIMAWYGDLDVSKLDEKPAGRKPIDTRAVPMDRLDDVVARLKAAIEGGAKGYWICPLVEESDEVDLTAAIDRHKALQETMGPVLAGQIGLVHGRMKADEKDAAMAAFKAGETRLLVATTVVEVGVDVRDATIMVIEQAERFGLSQLHQLRGRIGRGDDASTCLMIYKGPLGATAKARLEALRETNDGFVLAERDLELRGAGEVLGTRQSGFEDFEVADPALDKDLIALAHDDARLVVSKDPHLRSDRGQALRLLLQLFRRDSAIRLMASG, encoded by the coding sequence ATGCGTGATGAACGTCTGGAACCCCTGTTTCGGCCCGTTTCGGTGCTCAGTGGCGTTGGCCCCAAGGTTGAGGCAGCGCTCTCCAAGCTTGTGCTGCCCGGCGGAGCGAATCCGCCGGCCACGCTGATCGACCTGTTGTTACATCTGCCGATTGCCGTGGTCGATCGCTCGCAGCGCGTGGCGCTTGACGACGTGCAACCGGGAACCATCGCCACGATGGATGTGCGCGTTGCCGATGTGCGCGGTCTGGATGGCGCCCGTCATGGCCGACCGGTACGGATCACGGCAGAGGATGAAACCGGCGACATCGAAATCGTCTATTTCAACGCTCGCGCCGATTGGCTCGCCCCGACCTACAGCGTCGGCAACGCGATCACGATTTCCGGCAAGGTGGAGCTTTGGAACGGCCATCGCCAGATGGTGCATCCAGACTATGCAGTGCCTCGCGACAAAGCCCACACGATCCCGGTGTTTGAGCGCATCTATCCGATGACAGCTGGTGTCAGCCCGAAGCTGCTTCGCAAAGCCATTGCTGCCGCCCTGCCCTCGGTGCCGACCCTACCCGAATGGATCGACACGGCCTATCCAGCGCTCAATGCCCTGCCCGTTTTCGCCGACGCCCTTCAGGCCATTCATGTCGGAGATGATCAGACGGGTCTGGGAGGAGCTGCACGGCGGCGCTTGGCCTATGACGAAATCCTATCCGGCCAATTGGCGCTGGCGCTGATCCGGCATTTTTCAATCACCGGCAGGGGCGTTGCCCGTGCCGTGAAGGGCGAGCGAGCAGAGCAGGTTATCGCTGCCCTGCCTTTCGCGCTAACAGGCGCCCAAGTTCGCGCACAGCAGGAGATTCGCGAGGATCTGTTTTCACCCAACCGCATGGTTCGGCTGTTGCAAGGCGACGTTGGTGCGGGAAAAACGCTGGTTGCCCTGCTCGCGATGGCCGATGCGGCCGAATCTGGCGCCCAATCGGCTGTTATGGCGCCGACCGAAGTGCTGGCGCGGCAGCATTTCGAAACGCTGACGGGGTTTGGGAAAGCCGCAGGCCTTGAGATCGCGATTCTCACCGGTCGCGAAAAAGGCCAGGCCCGCACCAAAATTCTTGAAGGGCTGGCAAGTGGCGCCATCGATGTGGTGGTCGGCACCCATGCACTCATTCAGGACCCGGTGGTTTTCCACGATCTGGGCCTAGCCGTCATCGATGAGCAACACCGCTTTGGCGTCGCGCAACGGCTGAAACTTGCCGACAAGGGCAAAGCCGTTGACCTGCTGGCCATGACCGCAACACCAATCCCGCGCACGCATATCATGGCCTGGTACGGCGATCTGGACGTTTCTAAGCTCGATGAAAAGCCGGCTGGTCGCAAACCGATCGACACACGCGCGGTGCCGATGGACCGGCTCGACGACGTTGTTGCGCGGCTGAAAGCGGCCATTGAAGGTGGCGCCAAGGGCTACTGGATTTGCCCGCTGGTGGAAGAAAGCGACGAGGTCGATCTGACAGCGGCCATCGACCGCCACAAGGCTTTGCAAGAAACCATGGGGCCAGTTTTGGCCGGCCAGATCGGTCTGGTGCACGGACGCATGAAGGCGGACGAAAAAGACGCGGCCATGGCAGCGTTCAAGGCTGGAGAAACCCGGTTGCTGGTCGCAACGACCGTGGTGGAGGTGGGCGTCGATGTGCGCGATGCAACGATCATGGTGATCGAGCAGGCGGAACGGTTCGGGCTTTCGCAGCTTCACCAGTTGCGCGGGCGCATTGGTCGCGGCGATGATGCGTCGACCTGCCTGATGATTTACAAAGGCCCACTTGGCGCAACGGCAAAGGCCCGTTTGGAAGCGCTCCGCGAGACCAATGATGGGTTCGTACTTGCTGAGCGTGACTTGGAACTGCGCGGCGCCGGTGAAGTGCTGGGAACGCGTCAAAGTGGCTTCGAAGACTTTGAGGTTGCCGATCCGGCGCTCGACAAAGACTTGATCGCACTTGCCCATGACGACGCGCGTCTCGTGGTATCCAAAGACCCGCATTTGCGATCAGATCGCGGCCAAGCGTTGCGCCTGCTCTTGCAGCTTTTTCGCCGCGACAGCGCTATCCGGCTCATGGCATCCGGCTGA
- a CDS encoding DUF502 domain-containing protein — MARLRNYFFTGVIVVAPISITGYLIWTFVSWVDRIVKPIIPPQYNPDTYLPFAVPGFGLLAGVLIVTMTGFLAANLVGRSVVNFGEQLLDRTPLVRTLYRGLKQIFETVLNDRSDNFQNVGLIQYPRPGVWAVVFQSTETRGEVAHRIVTEAGVDELVSVFLPTTPNPTSGFLLFVPKADVIKLDMSVEDGAKLVISAGLVVPDHQQELARLADEAKANAAANKADAPAAADEPVSKPKKRKQKTVA; from the coding sequence ATGGCCCGATTGCGGAATTATTTCTTCACTGGGGTCATCGTCGTGGCGCCGATTTCGATCACCGGCTACCTGATTTGGACGTTTGTTAGCTGGGTCGATCGGATCGTCAAGCCGATCATTCCCCCGCAATATAATCCCGACACCTATTTGCCCTTTGCTGTACCGGGTTTTGGCCTGTTGGCCGGCGTTCTGATCGTCACGATGACAGGCTTTTTGGCCGCCAATTTGGTCGGTCGTTCGGTGGTGAACTTTGGCGAGCAATTGCTCGACCGAACGCCCTTGGTGCGCACGCTCTATCGCGGGCTGAAGCAGATTTTTGAGACCGTTCTCAACGATAGGTCCGACAATTTTCAAAATGTTGGCCTGATCCAGTACCCGCGGCCAGGTGTTTGGGCGGTGGTTTTTCAATCCACTGAGACACGTGGCGAGGTGGCCCATCGTATCGTCACCGAGGCCGGCGTCGATGAACTGGTCAGCGTGTTTCTGCCGACGACGCCGAACCCGACGTCAGGGTTTCTGTTGTTCGTGCCCAAGGCCGATGTGATCAAGCTCGACATGTCGGTGGAAGACGGCGCGAAACTTGTCATCTCCGCTGGACTGGTCGTCCCTGATCATCAACAGGAGCTGGCACGTCTTGCCGACGAGGCAAAGGCCAACGCAGCTGCAAACAAAGCGGATGCGCCAGCCGCTGCCGACGAGCCTGTCAGCAAGCCGAAAAAGCGCAAGCAAAAAACGGTGGCATAG
- a CDS encoding YbaN family protein, whose amino-acid sequence MSSEPPLSMRDLVVMRAFSLLGLVLLAIGIIGIWIPILPTTIFLIAAAACFARSSPRLHAYLMEHPRFGTTLQHWFDEGAISKRGKAAALWGMGLGMALVILMVDDLRWVGFAAVVIVASGWYVMSRPLPAKDLAEDLRDAARMRAEDEDPPLD is encoded by the coding sequence ATGTCGAGCGAGCCGCCCCTTTCCATGCGTGACCTTGTTGTCATGCGGGCCTTCAGCCTGCTTGGCCTGGTGCTTTTGGCGATCGGAATCATCGGCATTTGGATACCAATTCTGCCGACAACGATCTTTTTGATCGCAGCGGCTGCGTGTTTTGCTCGCTCTTCGCCGCGTCTACACGCCTACCTGATGGAGCATCCACGGTTCGGCACGACGCTGCAACATTGGTTTGATGAGGGAGCCATTTCAAAGCGCGGCAAGGCGGCAGCGCTCTGGGGAATGGGGCTCGGCATGGCACTGGTCATCCTAATGGTTGACGATCTACGCTGGGTTGGGTTTGCCGCCGTCGTGATCGTCGCCAGCGGCTGGTACGTGATGTCGCGCCCGCTGCCGGCGAAAGACCTGGCCGAGGATCTGCGCGACGCCGCCCGAATGCGGGCAGAGGACGAGGACCCTCCGCTGGATTAG
- the glmS gene encoding glutamine--fructose-6-phosphate transaminase (isomerizing), whose amino-acid sequence MCGIVGILGTEPVADDIVDSLRRLEYRGYDSAGVATLEEGKLTRVRAEGKLKNLAGKLAVQSLSGHAGIGHTRWATHGAPTERNAHPHQAGNGAGRVAVVHNGIIENFRELRDALTAKGAHFETETDTEVVAHAVAAKMDEGHSPQDAVRAVLPTLEGAFGLAFLFEDHPDLMVAARKGSPLAVGHGEAKGAMYIGSDAIALSPFTNEITYLEEGDVAFISRNGLTVEDENGAAVDRPKQMSEARAYVIDKGHHRHFMAKEIAEQPEVVGHTLARYIDLTKNRMALPESPVDLASINRLTMTACGTAFLAGMTAKYWCERFARIPVDIDVASEFRYREIPLSPGGMSVFISQSGETADTLASLRYCKQGAQTIASIVNVPESSIARESDVLLPTLAGPEVSVASTKAFTCQLAVLACLSIGLGRAKGVLSEDDEERLVTALIEAPRLMNDVMALGQQIEDVCREVLLHASHALFLGRGTNYPLAMEGALKLKEISYIHAEGYAAGELKHGPIALVDKDMPVIVIAPYDRVFEKTVSNMEEVAARGGKIILITDQKGADAVSLDAVSKIVMPDMPATITPLVYAVPLQLMAYHTAVMRGTDVDQPRNLAKSVTVE is encoded by the coding sequence ATGTGTGGCATTGTGGGCATTTTGGGCACCGAGCCGGTCGCGGACGACATTGTCGATTCACTGCGCCGCCTGGAATATCGCGGCTATGATTCCGCCGGCGTGGCAACCCTTGAAGAGGGCAAGCTCACGCGCGTGCGTGCCGAAGGCAAACTGAAAAACCTTGCTGGCAAGCTCGCCGTACAATCGCTGTCTGGACATGCCGGTATCGGCCACACACGCTGGGCCACCCATGGCGCACCGACCGAGCGCAACGCCCACCCGCACCAGGCAGGCAACGGCGCAGGAAGAGTCGCCGTCGTTCACAATGGTATCATTGAAAACTTCCGCGAGCTGCGCGACGCGCTGACGGCAAAGGGCGCACATTTTGAAACCGAAACCGACACCGAAGTCGTTGCGCATGCAGTTGCGGCCAAAATGGACGAGGGCCATTCACCGCAGGATGCAGTGCGTGCCGTTCTGCCGACCCTGGAGGGCGCGTTCGGCCTGGCGTTCTTGTTCGAGGATCATCCCGATCTGATGGTTGCCGCACGCAAGGGTTCGCCACTTGCGGTGGGCCATGGAGAAGCCAAGGGCGCGATGTATATCGGCTCGGACGCCATCGCGCTGTCGCCCTTCACCAATGAAATCACCTATCTGGAAGAAGGCGATGTCGCCTTTATCAGCCGCAACGGACTCACGGTTGAAGATGAGAATGGCGCAGCCGTCGATCGCCCCAAGCAGATGTCGGAAGCGCGCGCCTATGTCATCGACAAAGGCCATCACCGTCATTTCATGGCCAAGGAAATTGCCGAGCAGCCTGAAGTCGTGGGCCACACGCTCGCCCGCTACATCGATCTCACTAAAAATCGGATGGCTCTACCGGAAAGCCCCGTCGATCTGGCCTCGATCAACCGCCTGACCATGACTGCCTGTGGCACGGCGTTCCTGGCCGGAATGACCGCCAAATATTGGTGCGAACGGTTTGCTCGTATTCCCGTCGATATCGATGTGGCCTCGGAGTTTCGCTATCGCGAAATCCCGCTATCGCCCGGTGGCATGAGCGTCTTCATCTCCCAATCGGGTGAGACCGCCGACACGCTGGCGAGCCTGCGCTATTGCAAGCAGGGCGCACAAACCATCGCCTCCATCGTCAATGTGCCTGAGTCAAGCATTGCCCGCGAATCTGATGTTCTGTTGCCGACGCTGGCAGGCCCTGAAGTCTCGGTTGCGTCCACCAAGGCTTTCACGTGTCAATTGGCTGTATTGGCCTGCCTTTCCATCGGTCTTGGCCGCGCTAAAGGCGTGTTGTCGGAGGATGATGAAGAGCGTCTGGTAACCGCGCTAATCGAAGCACCGCGCCTCATGAATGACGTCATGGCGCTCGGGCAGCAGATTGAGGATGTTTGCCGCGAGGTTCTGTTGCATGCCTCCCATGCTCTGTTTCTTGGCCGCGGCACCAACTATCCGCTGGCTATGGAAGGCGCTCTAAAGCTGAAGGAAATCAGCTACATACACGCCGAAGGCTACGCCGCAGGAGAACTGAAACACGGCCCCATCGCCTTGGTCGATAAGGACATGCCGGTCATCGTGATCGCCCCTTATGACCGCGTGTTCGAAAAAACCGTTTCCAACATGGAAGAGGTGGCTGCGCGCGGCGGCAAGATCATCCTGATCACCGATCAGAAGGGCGCCGATGCTGTTTCTCTGGACGCTGTTTCGAAGATCGTGATGCCCGATATGCCCGCCACCATCACGCCGCTGGTTTATGCCGTGCCATTGCAGCTGATGGCCTATCACACGGCCGTGATGCGCGGCACGGATGTCGATCAGCCACGCAATTTGGCCAAGTCCGTCACGGTGGAGTAG